One Owenweeksia hongkongensis DSM 17368 genomic region harbors:
- a CDS encoding T9SS C-terminal target domain-containing protein, with the protein MKRIETSSKQILLTIVTLFLSTVTFASHIVGGEMSYKCLGNDYYQITLRYYRDCGGVVMPPSTDIEIANPSGTIIQTHNVPKGPSSFLNVNQPGCGQPTPAICIETAEYVVDSAYLPGGLASYTIYNQECCRNNNVDNIANAWKTGATFPAYLYPSSTLGCNSSPTFGAYPPVAIPVNVPLSVPINASDVDGDSLFFQLCSPLNDATPSSPFSSVSFAPGYSSNNMVPSSPAFSIDPATGILSGTPNQLGKFAIGICVNEYRNGVLIGKVRRDYQFTVITPWSLFGTITAQTDAGCGSGGSATVTAAGASGPYTYNWSNNATTATANNLSVGTHTVIVSNGSCSDTASVVIKGGASFTTNVTNQTTLACGATTGASATISINGGVPPYNVVWPSGPGGLTNNQLNLGANKVAVTDNANCTDTVTIMITQGGAGVTVSVDSIKATSCATAANGYVSLLGNGGAAPYTFTWSDSTTASTRTNLLPGNYGVKVTDANGCSDSVSISVPAGAGLTLSWDSIQSISCPGGSNGYLKPLVSGGAAPYSFLWNTNASTSALGGLSSGTYILTVTDVFGCVESIAHDFLDPDSLTLSLNHIEDPSCHNAFDGAIHVGISGGTAPYNILWNTSNTSSTLNNLPSGNYSVTVTDSRGCSLSANYMLANPDSLWLSFKTIQTISCNGGIDAAVEVEVNGGSTPYVYSWSNSVQSALNNNLSAGTYSVSVTDSAGCIASAQYIVTEPSALSIHLDSVEVASCGLPNGAASITVTGGTAPYAVVWSNSMMGSSIAGVASGNYTAVVTDALGCQDSLQVFVPSTSNVALRVDSVFQPSCGVPNGYVGVSVGGGVAPYSYTWSNGGSSTSSSGLSSGTYTIIVKDSKDCEDSVSVNLVATTTPSISFQTTKDPTCNGNNGELSIAILGGQAPYTVLWNTNDTSRALSNLAAGTYGVTVTDGNGCMVASQYTLVTPTPLVLNLDTLAAATCGNQNGMASISVSGGTAPYYVTWSNSQQGSQISGLAAGTYTAYVTDSIGCIDSISVEVQNLSGFSASLDTTVLPSCFGGSDGFAKVLPQGGQAPYTFIWSNGSTSDTAMGLAAGNYHVIVQDAIGCGDSINFLLYSPNQLQVAVDTIQNPSCFGGNDGILSIDISGGNAPYNILWSTSDTVSTLNNLGSGSYGVTVTDSRGCSTTASFTLSNPDSLQIVLKNQQNVSCHGGNDGAIDVSVKGGTAPYSLLWNNSQVDSSLANLTTGTYTLVLTDANGCSSQASFIITEPQALSVVVDSVSSETCGQQNGRASISVNGGTAPYSILWNTKQSAPSIQGLSAGTYNAVVTDANGCSDSVQVMVQGATNVALSLDSVFQPSCGAPNGYIEVSVGGGVAPYSYTWSNGGITASSSGLGAGNYLIRVQDANGCEDSVMVNLASATAPALAFQTTTHPTCGGADGELSIAISGGQAPYTILWNTNDTSRALSNLAAGTYGVTVTDGNGCMVASQYTLVTPTPLVLNLDTLAAATCGNQNGMASVSVSGGTAPYSVTWSNSQLGSQITGLAAGTYTAYVSDSIGCTDSISVQVQNLSGFSASLDTTVLPSCFGGSDGFAKVLPQGGNAPYTFTWSNGSISDTTMGLAAGNYYVIVQDAIGCEDSINFLLTSPAPLQVSSDSLQNPSCFGGNDGILSIDISGGNAPYNILWSTSDTVSTLNNLGSGSYGVTVTDSRGCSTTASFTLSNPDSLQIVLKNQQSVSCHGGNDGAIDVSVKGGTAPYSLLWNNSQVDSSLANLTAGTYTLVLTDANGCSSQASFIITEPQALSVVVDSVSSETCGQQNGTASISVSGGTAPYSILWNTNQVTPSVQGLSAGTYNAVVTDANGCSDSVQVSVAGGGNFSLSLDSSSAPLCAGTNTGFAKVDITGGTAPFSYNWSNGSTSDTAHGLSGGFNYVLVSDALGCNDSLAVNLSSPDSLEIELQSIDHALCNGLSGSISINVKGGEAPYSINWSNNVSGQTLLNVKPGIYSVNVTDGKGCSATATYTITEPDSFIVVVDSIKHPTCAGEGDGEVFLRASGNTGISSIVVNHGKVTSAGVTDLHAGKYSVYVLDSAGCGTSVAFEIKDPQPLVVEDVNVIAPGCDPTDFGFIELAVSGGLAPYTYKWQDGTTTLNHYNVDNGSYRLVVTDAGGCSTTRTFEFMNKDMRLFVSMEELTCASYADAEIQIAVSGAVAPFHLSLNGQEVYEGKMNLQSANYVLSLTDAEGCIVTEEFVISEQVEVKAFFATAFTPDGDGINDTYTIKGSEECFTNATMEVFNRWGAKVFETNQPFKEAWDGTVNGYIAKSDVYLYSFKSDQLTETGHFNILR; encoded by the coding sequence ATGAAGAGAATTGAAACATCTTCGAAACAGATACTACTTACTATTGTTACTCTATTCTTAAGCACGGTAACTTTTGCCTCACATATTGTTGGTGGAGAAATGTCATACAAATGTTTGGGAAATGATTATTACCAAATCACGCTTAGGTATTATCGTGACTGTGGTGGAGTAGTTATGCCACCATCTACGGATATTGAAATAGCAAACCCCTCAGGCACCATCATTCAAACCCACAATGTTCCAAAAGGACCATCTTCGTTTTTAAATGTAAATCAGCCGGGATGTGGACAGCCAACCCCTGCTATTTGTATTGAAACTGCGGAGTACGTGGTGGACAGTGCGTATCTACCTGGTGGTTTAGCTTCTTATACTATATATAATCAGGAATGCTGTAGAAATAACAATGTAGACAATATTGCAAACGCCTGGAAAACAGGAGCTACATTTCCGGCCTATTTATATCCTTCTTCTACGCTAGGGTGTAATAGCAGTCCTACCTTTGGAGCGTATCCACCAGTAGCTATTCCTGTAAATGTTCCATTAAGCGTTCCTATAAATGCGTCTGACGTTGATGGGGATTCCCTGTTTTTTCAATTATGCTCCCCTTTGAATGATGCTACACCTTCGTCCCCTTTTAGCAGTGTTTCTTTTGCACCAGGATATTCTTCAAATAATATGGTGCCTTCAAGCCCGGCATTTAGCATAGACCCAGCTACGGGAATTCTATCGGGTACACCTAACCAGCTTGGAAAATTTGCGATTGGGATTTGTGTAAATGAATATAGAAATGGAGTTCTGATTGGCAAAGTGCGTAGAGATTATCAATTTACAGTAATCACACCTTGGTCTTTATTTGGAACTATTACCGCCCAAACTGATGCTGGCTGTGGTAGTGGAGGATCGGCTACCGTTACCGCTGCAGGAGCTTCTGGCCCATATACTTATAACTGGTCAAATAATGCTACTACTGCCACTGCTAATAACCTTTCCGTAGGAACGCATACAGTTATTGTTTCCAATGGAAGTTGCAGTGATACTGCCTCTGTGGTAATAAAAGGAGGAGCATCATTTACTACGAACGTTACTAACCAGACAACATTAGCTTGTGGGGCTACCACAGGTGCTTCTGCTACAATTTCAATAAATGGAGGTGTGCCACCTTACAATGTTGTATGGCCAAGTGGCCCTGGGGGTTTGACCAACAATCAACTCAACTTGGGTGCAAATAAGGTGGCTGTAACGGATAATGCAAATTGTACGGATACAGTGACAATCATGATTACTCAGGGTGGAGCCGGAGTGACAGTCAGCGTTGACTCTATAAAAGCGACTAGCTGTGCTACTGCTGCCAATGGTTACGTTTCCTTATTGGGAAATGGAGGTGCCGCACCTTATACTTTTACATGGAGCGATTCAACCACCGCTTCTACCAGAACAAATCTGCTTCCTGGGAATTATGGCGTGAAAGTGACTGATGCTAATGGATGCTCAGATAGTGTTTCCATAAGTGTACCTGCTGGAGCAGGTCTTACACTTAGTTGGGACTCCATTCAAAGTATTAGTTGTCCTGGGGGATCAAACGGATACTTGAAACCATTAGTTTCAGGAGGGGCAGCTCCCTACAGTTTTTTATGGAATACAAATGCTTCTACTTCCGCTTTGGGAGGCTTATCATCCGGCACATATATTCTTACTGTAACCGATGTCTTTGGGTGTGTTGAAAGCATAGCTCATGATTTTCTAGACCCCGATAGTTTGACTTTAAGCTTGAATCATATTGAAGATCCTTCTTGTCATAACGCATTTGATGGAGCAATACATGTTGGTATCTCCGGGGGAACAGCCCCTTATAATATCCTCTGGAATACCAGCAATACGAGCTCTACTCTGAACAACCTCCCTAGCGGAAACTACAGCGTCACTGTGACCGATAGTCGAGGTTGTTCTCTTTCTGCAAATTATATGCTTGCCAATCCAGATAGTTTGTGGTTGAGCTTTAAAACCATACAAACTATTTCATGTAATGGAGGTATTGATGCAGCAGTAGAAGTGGAAGTGAATGGCGGATCAACACCATATGTGTATAGTTGGAGTAATAGCGTTCAATCCGCATTAAACAATAATTTAAGTGCAGGTACTTACTCTGTGTCAGTAACAGATAGTGCAGGTTGTATAGCGTCAGCTCAATATATAGTAACTGAACCTTCAGCTTTGAGTATCCATTTAGATAGTGTAGAGGTAGCATCCTGCGGTTTACCAAATGGGGCAGCATCTATTACTGTAACTGGAGGAACTGCTCCATATGCCGTTGTTTGGAGTAACTCTATGATGGGATCTTCGATAGCTGGAGTAGCCAGCGGTAACTATACAGCAGTTGTAACAGATGCACTTGGCTGTCAAGATAGCCTACAGGTATTTGTTCCAAGTACTTCAAACGTTGCCCTTAGAGTGGATAGCGTTTTCCAACCATCATGTGGGGTGCCTAACGGATATGTTGGAGTTTCAGTTGGTGGTGGAGTGGCACCATACAGCTACACATGGAGCAATGGAGGAAGCTCCACTTCGTCATCAGGACTTTCTTCAGGTACTTATACCATTATTGTAAAGGACTCTAAAGATTGTGAAGACAGTGTATCCGTGAATTTAGTGGCTACAACGACACCATCCATTTCTTTTCAAACAACAAAAGATCCCACTTGCAATGGTAACAATGGCGAATTGTCAATTGCGATTTTGGGAGGCCAAGCTCCGTATACAGTTTTGTGGAATACAAATGATACGAGTAGAGCTCTTAGTAACCTAGCAGCTGGTACTTATGGAGTGACAGTTACAGATGGCAATGGATGTATGGTTGCTTCGCAGTATACTTTGGTTACACCAACTCCACTCGTGCTAAACTTAGATACTTTGGCCGCAGCCACTTGTGGCAATCAGAATGGAATGGCCTCAATTTCTGTTTCAGGAGGTACGGCTCCATATTACGTAACATGGAGTAATAGCCAACAAGGAAGTCAAATTTCAGGGTTAGCCGCGGGAACCTACACCGCTTATGTTACCGATTCAATAGGTTGCATAGATAGTATTTCTGTTGAGGTACAAAATCTATCTGGCTTTTCAGCTTCTTTAGATACCACTGTTTTACCATCTTGTTTTGGTGGGAGTGATGGCTTTGCAAAAGTACTGCCTCAAGGGGGGCAGGCACCGTACACATTTATCTGGAGCAATGGCTCCACTTCGGATACGGCCATGGGTTTAGCTGCTGGAAACTATCACGTAATTGTACAAGATGCTATAGGGTGTGGGGATAGCATCAATTTTCTATTATATTCGCCAAATCAATTGCAGGTAGCTGTAGATACAATTCAAAACCCATCTTGTTTTGGTGGTAATGACGGAATACTTTCAATTGACATTTCGGGTGGAAACGCCCCTTATAATATTCTCTGGAGTACCAGCGATACGGTCTCTACTCTGAACAACCTCGGTAGCGGAAGCTATGGAGTAACGGTTACCGACAGCCGGGGTTGTTCTACTACAGCAAGCTTTACTTTATCTAATCCTGATAGCTTACAGATTGTTCTCAAAAATCAGCAAAATGTAAGTTGCCATGGTGGAAATGACGGTGCAATCGATGTTTCTGTAAAAGGCGGAACAGCTCCTTATTCACTATTATGGAATAACAGTCAAGTGGATAGCTCTCTAGCCAATCTTACAACTGGAACATACACGCTGGTTTTGACTGATGCCAATGGATGCTCAAGTCAGGCAAGCTTTATTATCACTGAACCACAAGCTCTGTCAGTAGTGGTGGATAGTGTTTCATCAGAAACCTGTGGTCAGCAAAATGGAAGGGCATCTATATCTGTAAATGGAGGCACAGCTCCCTATTCCATCCTCTGGAACACCAAGCAATCTGCACCTTCCATTCAAGGCTTATCAGCAGGTACTTATAATGCTGTAGTTACCGATGCTAATGGTTGCTCGGATAGTGTTCAAGTGATGGTACAGGGCGCTACAAACGTAGCTCTTAGTTTGGATAGTGTTTTCCAACCCTCATGTGGAGCTCCCAATGGATATATTGAGGTTTCAGTTGGTGGTGGAGTAGCGCCATACAGTTACACTTGGAGCAATGGAGGAATCACCGCTTCGTCATCAGGGCTAGGTGCAGGTAACTATTTAATTAGAGTGCAAGATGCCAACGGTTGTGAGGATAGTGTTATGGTAAATTTAGCATCAGCTACTGCTCCGGCATTAGCATTTCAAACCACTACTCACCCTACATGTGGAGGTGCTGATGGCGAATTGTCAATTGCAATTTCAGGAGGGCAAGCTCCGTATACAATTTTGTGGAATACAAATGATACGAGTAGAGCTCTTAGTAACCTAGCAGCTGGTACTTATGGAGTGACAGTTACAGATGGCAATGGATGTATGGTTGCTTCGCAGTATACTTTGGTTACACCAACTCCACTCGTGCTAAACTTAGATACTTTGGCCGCAGCCACTTGTGGCAATCAAAATGGAATGGCCTCAGTTTCTGTTTCAGGAGGTACGGCTCCATATTCCGTAACATGGAGTAATAGCCAATTGGGGAGTCAAATTACTGGATTAGCAGCAGGAACCTACACCGCTTATGTTTCCGACTCTATAGGTTGCACAGATAGTATTTCTGTTCAGGTACAAAACTTATCTGGCTTTTCGGCTTCTTTAGATACCACTGTTTTACCATCTTGTTTTGGTGGGAGTGATGGTTTTGCAAAAGTGCTGCCTCAAGGTGGAAATGCACCGTATACATTTACCTGGAGCAATGGCTCCATTTCGGATACGACCATGGGTCTGGCTGCTGGAAACTATTACGTAATTGTACAAGATGCTATAGGATGTGAGGATAGTATAAATTTTCTATTGACATCACCAGCACCACTGCAGGTAAGTAGTGATAGCCTTCAAAACCCATCTTGTTTTGGTGGTAATGATGGAATACTTTCAATTGACATTTCGGGTGGAAACGCCCCTTATAATATTCTCTGGAGTACCAGCGATACGGTCTCTACTCTGAACAACCTCGGTAGCGGAAGCTATGGAGTAACGGTTACCGACAGCCGGGGTTGTTCTACTACAGCAAGCTTTACTTTATCTAATCCTGATAGCTTACAGATTGTTCTCAAAAATCAGCAAAGTGTAAGTTGCCATGGTGGAAATGACGGTGCAATCGATGTTTCTGTAAAAGGCGGAACAGCTCCTTATTCACTATTATGGAATAACAGTCAAGTGGATAGCTCTCTAGCCAATCTTACAGCAGGAACATACACGCTGGTTTTGACTGATGCCAATGGATGCTCAAGTCAGGCAAGCTTTATTATCACTGAACCACAAGCTCTGTCAGTAGTGGTGGATAGTGTTTCATCAGAAACCTGTGGCCAGCAAAATGGAACAGCATCAATATCTGTAAGTGGTGGAACAGCTCCTTATTCAATTCTTTGGAACACCAATCAAGTTACACCTTCAGTCCAAGGATTATCTGCTGGAACTTATAATGCTGTAGTTACCGATGCTAATGGTTGCTCGGATAGTGTTCAAGTTTCTGTAGCAGGGGGTGGTAATTTTAGCTTAAGCTTAGACTCTTCTTCAGCTCCGCTTTGCGCAGGTACTAATACAGGTTTTGCAAAGGTTGATATTACTGGAGGTACAGCGCCTTTTAGTTATAACTGGAGTAACGGATCTACCTCTGATACTGCTCATGGTCTTTCTGGTGGTTTCAATTATGTTTTAGTTTCTGATGCTTTGGGATGCAATGACAGCCTTGCGGTAAACCTTTCAAGCCCTGACTCATTAGAAATTGAATTACAAAGTATTGATCATGCTTTATGCAATGGTCTTTCCGGGAGTATTTCAATAAACGTAAAAGGAGGCGAGGCCCCATATTCCATTAATTGGAGCAATAATGTTAGTGGACAGACCTTATTAAACGTAAAACCTGGAATTTATTCGGTAAATGTCACGGATGGTAAGGGCTGCAGCGCAACAGCGACTTATACTATCACTGAGCCTGATTCATTCATTGTGGTTGTTGATAGCATCAAGCACCCCACTTGCGCGGGCGAAGGAGACGGTGAAGTCTTTTTAAGAGCCTCAGGAAATACAGGTATTAGCAGTATAGTAGTAAATCATGGAAAGGTAACCTCTGCGGGTGTAACTGACCTGCATGCTGGTAAATACTCTGTTTATGTGCTTGACTCAGCCGGATGTGGCACGAGCGTAGCTTTCGAAATAAAAGACCCACAGCCTTTGGTAGTGGAAGATGTAAATGTAATTGCTCCCGGTTGTGATCCAACAGACTTTGGGTTTATTGAGTTAGCAGTATCGGGAGGCTTAGCCCCATATACATATAAATGGCAGGATGGAACTACCACTCTCAATCATTATAATGTTGATAACGGATCATACCGGCTAGTGGTAACCGATGCTGGTGGATGTTCTACCACGCGTACTTTTGAATTTATGAATAAGGATATGCGACTTTTTGTAAGTATGGAGGAACTTACTTGTGCATCTTACGCTGATGCGGAAATTCAAATAGCAGTAAGTGGTGCCGTAGCACCTTTTCACTTATCGTTAAATGGACAAGAAGTGTATGAGGGTAAAATGAACCTGCAATCTGCAAACTACGTATTGAGCTTAACGGATGCAGAAGGGTGTATAGTTACCGAGGAGTTTGTAATCTCTGAGCAAGTGGAGGTTAAGGCATTTTTCGCCACAGCTTTTACTCCTGATGGTGATGGAATCAACGACACTTATACCATAAAAGGAAGTGAAGAGTGCTTTACCAATGCCACGATGGAAGTATTTAATAGATGGGGAGCCAAGGTGTTTGAAACCAATCAGCCCTTTAAAGAAGCATGGGATGGCACGGTTAATGGATACATAGCAAAGTCTGATGTTTACTTATATTCCTTTAAGTCAGATCAATTGACTGAGACGGGACATTTTAATATCCTCAGATAA
- a CDS encoding acyltransferase gives MSETKFFSHPTAVIDDNCTIGDGTKIWHFSHIMTNCTIGKKCNLGQNVVVSPEVILGNNVKVQNNVSIYTGVKCEDDVFLGPSMVFTNIINPRSAIVRKDQYVETLVEKGASIGANATIVCGNTIGKYAMIGAGAVVTKDVPAYALLVGNPAHQIGFVSEYGHRLEFNESGNATCPESQQQYKLSGDKVSRIY, from the coding sequence ATGTCCGAAACAAAATTCTTTTCTCATCCAACGGCAGTAATTGACGATAATTGCACCATTGGTGATGGAACCAAAATTTGGCACTTTAGCCATATTATGACCAATTGTACCATTGGAAAAAAATGTAACCTCGGCCAAAATGTGGTAGTTAGTCCAGAGGTTATTTTAGGTAATAATGTAAAAGTGCAAAACAACGTTTCCATCTACACTGGGGTAAAATGTGAAGATGATGTCTTTCTGGGGCCGTCAATGGTGTTTACTAATATCATAAACCCAAGAAGTGCTATTGTAAGAAAGGATCAATATGTGGAAACTTTGGTAGAAAAAGGAGCCTCCATTGGCGCTAATGCAACAATAGTTTGTGGAAACACCATCGGAAAATATGCGATGATTGGTGCGGGAGCAGTGGTTACAAAAGACGTTCCAGCCTATGCCTTGCTAGTTGGAAACCCGGCTCATCAAATTGGCTTTGTGAGCGAATATGGACATCGATTGGAATTTAACGAAAGTGGGAACGCCACTTGCCCGGAATCTCAACAACAATATAAATTGTCTGGCGACAAGGTGAGCCGGATTTATTAA
- a CDS encoding T9SS C-terminal target domain-containing protein, translated as MKRATILLLTIVSYMTYGQNLVKNPSIENTDECPIIATDLEDITDPWTHYFGTPDYFHMNCGNPGSATQTNLAQPFDGSGFIGLAVYGDTGAYEREYIHGELNESLVKDQFYRITFYVKPVNNDVNGTSYGIDNIGMFLSKQPLDSVPAESFYDVEPQVKANNPIVAESYWTSICGIYKAKGGEKYITLGNFFRDSETTVIPLTNALNPQRAYYLFDFVEVLENDMPQLPEDTIICIEERIDLRLDAPDVNISWSDGSTGPNFLITEPGTYYARISDPACSYTDTIVVEPTNCVDCKMYAANAFTPNGDGINDEFVVTPSCANTPTEDYFRSFHISIFDRWGQKVFESIDPTVSWDGSNVDGGGIYTYTIEYQFQVYRSTQTLIKRGTLTLIR; from the coding sequence ATGAAAAGAGCTACTATATTACTTTTGACCATTGTAAGCTATATGACTTACGGTCAGAATCTTGTAAAAAACCCAAGCATCGAAAATACGGATGAATGTCCGATTATTGCTACGGATTTAGAAGACATTACTGATCCTTGGACGCACTATTTTGGTACGCCCGACTATTTTCACATGAACTGTGGGAACCCGGGTTCAGCTACGCAAACTAATTTAGCTCAACCGTTTGACGGATCCGGTTTTATAGGTTTGGCGGTATATGGAGACACCGGTGCCTACGAACGTGAATATATACATGGTGAGCTAAACGAGTCTTTGGTAAAAGATCAATTTTACAGAATTACATTTTATGTAAAACCAGTAAACAATGATGTAAATGGTACCAGCTATGGTATCGACAATATCGGCATGTTTCTTAGCAAACAACCTTTAGATTCAGTTCCTGCGGAGAGTTTTTATGATGTAGAACCACAAGTAAAAGCTAACAATCCGATTGTAGCAGAAAGCTACTGGACCTCTATTTGTGGTATTTATAAGGCAAAAGGTGGCGAAAAGTATATCACTCTTGGAAATTTTTTCCGCGACAGCGAAACCACCGTTATACCACTTACCAACGCATTAAACCCTCAAAGAGCATATTACCTATTTGACTTTGTGGAAGTATTGGAAAATGATATGCCGCAGCTCCCTGAGGACACTATTATTTGTATTGAGGAGCGCATCGACCTGCGCCTTGACGCCCCGGATGTAAACATTAGCTGGAGCGATGGTAGCACAGGTCCTAACTTTCTGATCACCGAACCTGGTACATATTATGCTCGCATAAGCGATCCTGCTTGCTCATACACTGATACCATAGTGGTGGAGCCTACAAATTGCGTAGACTGTAAAATGTATGCAGCTAATGCTTTTACTCCAAATGGTGACGGTATTAATGACGAATTTGTAGTAACACCAAGTTGTGCAAACACACCTACCGAAGATTACTTTAGATCATTTCACATTAGCATTTTTGATCGCTGGGGACAAAAAGTATTTGAATCTATTGACCCTACCGTAAGTTGGGATGGAAGTAATGTAGATGGAGGAGGAATATATACCTATACTATCGAATATCAATTTCAGGTATACCGCAGTACACAAACTTTGATAAAGCGAGGAACTCTTACCCTGATTAGGTAA
- a CDS encoding Gfo/Idh/MocA family protein: MPQAEINFGIIGLGHIGKRHSEMIERHPEAKLSAICDIKNPENLGAEIASTPYYNNIDEMLSQENELDAVVVASPNGLHAEHALKCLDAKKHVVVEKPMTLTKADAEKVIYKALNVHKQLFVVMQNRYSPPNIWLKELIESGKLGRIFMVQINCYWNRDGRYYTGDNWHGSKDLDGGTLFTQFSHFIDIMYWLFGDITNIEGRLADFNHKDLTTFEDSGVVSFEFVNGGLGSINYSTAVYEKNLESSMTIIAENGSVKVGGQYMDKIEACHIKDYVMPKLPPTNPGNDYGAYKGSAANHSYIIENVVNVLKGRDSITTNALEGLKVVDIIEKIYRKSKSL, translated from the coding sequence ATGCCTCAAGCAGAGATAAACTTCGGAATAATAGGCCTTGGCCATATTGGCAAGCGCCACTCAGAAATGATTGAGCGACACCCCGAAGCCAAATTATCCGCTATTTGTGATATCAAGAACCCTGAAAATTTAGGGGCAGAAATTGCAAGTACTCCTTATTATAATAACATTGATGAGATGCTTTCTCAGGAAAATGAGTTGGATGCGGTGGTAGTGGCTTCTCCAAACGGCCTTCATGCCGAACATGCTCTGAAATGCCTGGATGCAAAAAAGCATGTAGTGGTGGAAAAACCGATGACCTTAACCAAAGCTGATGCCGAGAAGGTGATTTATAAAGCCCTTAATGTACACAAGCAGTTGTTTGTGGTAATGCAAAATCGCTATTCACCACCCAATATTTGGCTAAAGGAATTGATAGAAAGTGGTAAACTTGGCCGCATTTTCATGGTTCAGATAAATTGCTACTGGAATCGTGATGGGCGATATTACACAGGCGACAATTGGCATGGGAGTAAAGATTTGGACGGAGGAACATTGTTCACCCAGTTCTCTCATTTTATTGATATTATGTATTGGCTATTTGGCGATATTACTAATATCGAAGGTCGCTTAGCTGATTTCAACCACAAAGATCTTACTACTTTTGAAGATAGTGGAGTGGTGAGTTTTGAGTTTGTAAATGGAGGTTTGGGAAGCATCAATTATTCTACAGCAGTGTATGAGAAAAACCTAGAAAGCAGCATGACCATAATTGCCGAAAACGGAAGCGTAAAAGTAGGAGGGCAGTATATGGACAAAATTGAAGCTTGCCATATTAAGGATTATGTGATGCCCAAATTGCCCCCTACCAATCCAGGAAATGATTACGGTGCTTATAAAGGTTCAGCAGCTAATCACAGTTATATTATCGAAAATGTAGTGAATGTTTTAAAGGGTCGTGACTCAATTACCACGAATGCATTGGAAGGACTTAAAGTAGTGGATATCATCGAGAAAATCTACCGGAAATCTAAAAGTCTATAA